GCGCGCCTGGCATTAGCTGTGCCATTGCCACCGCCGGCGCCGCGGGAGTAGAGTGCGCGCAAGCAGATTCTGTAGCGCACATTGTCGTGCAAATCCGTCAGCAGGTAGTCCCTGCAGCTCGCTCCGAGGCGCACGCCGTCACACTGGAACTGCGTGTACGTGCCTTTCCACGAGCACTTCATGTCGAAGCCCCGGAGCTGCAGCGCCGCGGCCGCGCTGTTCCGCTGCAGGTCAGACGGTGcaggaggagaagggagagggtgAGAAGACGGGCTCCTCCACTGCAGGTAGACGCTGCTGTTTTTTAACACGTTGGCGACCAGCTGCGTCCTGCCAGAGGACTTGTGCGCCGTGCAGTCCCTCTGCCGGCACGCAAAGCCGGTCTCGGGGTATCTGAAGCAGACCCTGTTGCCCGCTGAGGTCGAGGATGAGCCGCCGTCCTCCCCCCACGCCCCGCCCCCTGCGCGGATCACTTCGTAAGCACAGGTCGCTGTCCCCGAGTCGTGGTGCTGAATTGGTACCGGCGGTGAGTGAAGGTCGCGCTTGGTCCCGCTTCTGCTCTCTATCCGCCCTCGCCGAACTCGGCTCCCCAGCCCAGTCCCTCGCCAGCGCCCTTGGTCCGCTGGTTCGGCTCTCCTTCCCCGGTCAGCGGCCGGTGAAGGTGAGGGGGAGGCTGGCTCCGAGGGGCGATCCGCCGTGTTCCTCTCGGTAGTCAAGTCCTTAGCAGTCTCGGTCCAGGGTGCAATTGCTAAAGACAGGGAGGGCGGCAGTGTTCCCGGCTGCGCTCCCGCCGCTGTTACTGGTCTCCATTCCCAGCACAGGGTGAGGAGAATCATCCAGTTGATCAGTCCTGCGGGCAGTACGGGCATCCCGGTAGCGCCACGGCGGCTCCGACACAGCGGCATATAAACCCAGAGCAAGGCGTGCGAGACAGAGTCACACAGCGGGCTGACAGAGAGGCAGCGCAGGCACGGCGAACACGGCAGCCCTCTGCTCTCCTCCTTCACGACATTAACACAAAGCGAGACAGATCAGCGCAGGCAACGCGAACAAATACAATTAACAGAGCAGcgacaatgaaaacaaacacgcCGAGGCGCGCCGCTGCATCCAGCAACACAGCGACAATAAATGTCTGCTCTGTCACTAGCGCGGCCCCCCTCTCCGTCCCTCGTTGTTTTAAACATGCCCAGTCCAGCAACGCCGGCAGTCCGCACATGCGCTGTGTCTGcatgtgttcagtgtttttttaaagtcaattatGTGACTTGCTCAGCACTCGGTCGCCggtcccctctcccctccctcctccctcacaGCAGCGCGATGCGTGTCCTCGACCCCGCAAAGACTGCGACTGCACAGGCAAGCACAACAAACACCCACTGCGCCCAGGGGAGACAGGACCGCGGCTTCGAAACAAGCCGAACTTTGAGAGATAGATCGATAATTAAAAACGAATGCCCTTCTGTCAGTAAAGGAGTTTTACAATGACTGGGAGGCAGATCACCATTCATTACAAAagtcttttatttaaagtgtaaaaaaaaaacattttattttatttattttaaacatgatttcatttcagatacattcatacatacacaTTGCATACACAGTGTGGAGATACCGCGACTCTCCTGCGGGGGGCAGCACTGAGCACTGCCGTTCATAACCCTCTCAacgctgcagagagagagagagagaggagacagagagagggagcaagacaggcagagaggagagacagagaagagagacaggcagagagaggagagacagagcaggagagagagacagacagagcctgATTCGTACAGCTTCCATTCTGCAGTTACTCAGAAGTTTCTATGAATACAATGTGGCTCTGCTCTGACTTGTGTTCACCCATTCACTGACAAATACTCTCCCCCTCTGCTTCTCGAAGAGGAAACTGGCACGTCATGGGTTAATGAATC
The sequence above is a segment of the Polyodon spathula isolate WHYD16114869_AA unplaced genomic scaffold, ASM1765450v1 scaffolds_66, whole genome shotgun sequence genome. Coding sequences within it:
- the fndc10 gene encoding uncharacterized protein fndc10, which produces MPLCRSRRGATGMPVLPAGLINWMILLTLCWEWRPVTAAGAQPGTLPPSLSLAIAPWTETAKDLTTERNTADRPSEPASPSPSPAADRGRRAEPADQGRWRGTGLGSRVRRGRIESRSGTKRDLHSPPVPIQHHDSGTATCAYEVIRAGGGAWGEDGGSSSTSAGNRVCFRYPETGFACRQRDCTAHKSSGRTQLVANVLKNSSVYLQWRSPSSHPLPSPPAPSDLQRNSAAAALQLRGFDMKCSWKGTYTQFQCDGVRLGASCRDYLLTDLHDNVRYRICLRALYSRGAGGGNGTANARRARRSHGTASEPPGPGDCLEFTVDPAGMQDIVIAMTAVGGSICVMLVIICLLVAYITENLMQPALIRSSVRRSRYHKYNTPA